The Halichoerus grypus chromosome 3, mHalGry1.hap1.1, whole genome shotgun sequence genome segment TTGAGGCTGAGCTTGTGGGAAGTGCCCCTTAGCCCCACGGTGGGCTGCTGAGCCTTACCTTGTGTCTGGGTTTCTCAAGGTCTAAGCTGATGCATGGACTTCCGAAACCCCTTCATGTCCAAACAATAGCTGGCATGTTCTGCCTGGCAGTATTAGAATAATCTAGTGAAATGCTTCTGCTTCTGGGCTCTGGACTTAAGTAGAACTGGACTGAACCCTTGCTCTGCCACTTCAAAGCTGTATAGCTTCAGACAAATGGTTTAATCTGAGTCTCAATGTTCTCTCCTGTAGCATGGGGATAGCTATTGACATCAGAGGGCTGTTACAAGAATCAATAAGATAATGTATGTTATGTGATTATCTTAACCCCCCTCTTTGCATATCCTATTTGCTCATTAATTGGAGTTGTTAGTACAGTAGTAATAATCTCAAATCTGGTAAGCAGAAATCCATTATACAGAGTTACTATAGCATCATTGCAGCAATACCAGAGTTAAATGGTATTCATCAAAGCAGTTGAACCTACAATAGTGTAGGTCTGCTATAATGCAATGAGCCCATAAAGCAGATATGAGTTATGCTTCCTCCTCTAACACTATAAGTTGAATGAACTCTCTAATATCATCTCAGTATACCCTCAAAGGCAGGGGAATACTGCAATTATAAATGACAGCTGAGAAGAATAATGGTCACCATATTGGAAGTAAATGTTAGTAGAAACCCAGCAaacttttattcattaatttaaaggAAAGCTTTCCCTAGTAATGCTTACATGAGTACATTAGAAATACAgcagtccaggggtgcctggatgcctcatgtggttaagtgtctgactcttggttttgtctcaggtcatgatctcagagtcatgggactgagctcagtgatgggctctgtgctcagcagggattctgcttgagattctctccttctgcccctccctcccacaacTTGCatgcactctttttctctctaaaaaaaaaaaaaaaagaaaagaaatacaatacaACAGTCCATGACAAGTGTTGGGAAAGTATCTCCGAAAGAAATCCATGCAGGTATAGGAAATtgctaaagaaattattttctgaggTGCATCATGAGTCCTTACACGTTTACCTCACAAGAAAGCCTTTCAGTATTTCCTTGAAAGTTGTCAGAACTCTGGTAGAATGCTCTAGCAATGGTTGCAGTGATATGCAAATCAGATTTCTTTTCTCAGTGATATTTGTCCACTCCACTGGCTGCAATCTCCTCTTCCCATAAATCATCCTGCTCTGGTGTATGTCATCTCCTCAGGTTCAGGACTTTTATTAAACATTTCGACATACCTCTTCAAGAATCCAAAGGAAGAAGTATGGTACAAAAATATCATgagaaaaaactaaaactaaatggCCTTGTGAAAGAAATAGTTCCATGGTGACCCTTTTATGATGTCtatgatgtcatattttttaAGCATCCATGTATTTCATCCACTCTTACGTCCACTCCTGTTGCTAAGGAGAGTATACATGATGGTGGTTGTGAGGTGCTTACACTGCAAATCCCAGGTTTCTATCAACAGAAATGTCATGCCATCCATGTTTTGCCCAATGCCTGTTCTTTCAGTTGTTCTCCCTGACAAAGGAAGTAGACTGATACGTGTTTGAGAAGTAGCACAAGCAGATTGTGGACAGAACTACCAAAGAGAACACAAAGGCTGGACACCAGACACTCagatcagagaaaagaaagaggaagactcACATCCCTACCCAAATAAGGTGAGCATCCATTCATTCCTCTGGCAAGAAGAAGGTGGCAGGTAAGTTGGCACTTCTTAGAAGAAGTTACCTTCTTAAGCACTACAATTGTTAGTGACCATACTTACAATGAGCTGTGTGCAAGTTCATAAGCAGAGACCAGAAAGCATCCTGGACACTTAGAAGAATGTGGGGCGTTAACTCATCAGCTACACCAAAAGGAAACAGCTGAAGCAGACAAGGCAGGGAAAACAGGATTTCATGTGTGGTAGACTTCAGGGCTATTTATCATAAACGTATAAATAAGAGGATTAGCCCTTCAGTTTTCAGAGCATAAAAGTTGATCACTAAGAACTAGAAGctgttttaaatttctgttctttttttaaaatttaaattcaattaattaacatatagtgtattattagtttcagaggtagaggtcagtgattcatcagtcttatataatacccagtactcattacatcacgtgccatccttaatgtccatcacccagttaccccatccccacacctccctcccctccagcaaccctcatgtATACCACATGGACTCTATCCAATTATTATAGTTAAGATTCTGGTGTCTGCAGTGTCCCCAAATCAGATAAGAAGTCTCTTCACAGAGGATTCTTTAACAAGTGTATTTTTGTCTGGTTGTATTATTTGCTACGGATATATCATAACATTTGGGAAATATcggcttttgttttcttaattttcaagatATGAGCATATCAAGCTGAGTTATAATTTCATAGCCAAGACAACTTTTTATCCTTTgagtttttctttcagattttcaatTCATTAGTTGATTAAATTGTTAAAACAGCCCACCACCTCCAGTAGGGATGACTTTCACAGACAGATAGAGTGAACTCACtgatacaataaaaatgaaggatGGAGTGTTTCATTTTTAGAGACCTGCAAGTGGAAAGCATGACTGGCTTTATATATTATTCCACCCTGCTTAATACCTAATCCAATTGGGAAAGCATAGGTTCTTCTAAATTAAATTCTACTCCCCACTTCCCTCGCTTGGAACGGGGTTGCTCAGAAAAGTCACTCTCTTAGTAGCATGAAAATTTAAACACGGCCTGCATTTCACAATTATGGGAGAATTTCTGAAAGTTTAAATGGTGCTATGCCATGACTTGTACTGCTAATATCCCCAGATTCGGTATGTggatttctctgttcctcttagaCTTGGTAAATACTCTGTAGGCAGGGACTGATCTTTATAGAGCCCAACAGTGTTTAGAACAGAGAGTATTACAAATGTTTATCTGAAACGGATAAATGCTCAACCAgctcttagctttttttttttttttttttaagtaggctctacacccaacatggggcttaaactcacaaccttgagaccaagagtcacatgctctaccaactgagccagccaggtaccccttcaACCTGCTCTTAgcttttaagaaattagaaaataggggcacctgggtggttcagttggttaagcgtctgcccttcggctcaggtcatgatcccagcatcctgggattgagcccagcatcaggctccatgctcagcagggagcctgcttctccttttccctctgcctgcatgtctgcctacttgtggtctctctctctctgtcaaataaataaataaaatcttaaaaaaaaaaagaaattaaaaaataaatttgctctggctgcttctttgaaaaactTGTGGGCAAATTTTTGAAATGCCATACACTCCGAAATacttttttctctgtaatttGCTGTTCTTCTCTACTTAATTGTGCTGAGGAACACTTTTGATGACttgtgttgtattttttaaaaagatttatttatttatttgggaggggaaggggcagagacagagagggagagagggagaatctccagcagactccccactgagtatggagcctgaagcaagactcaatctcaggaccctgagatcaagagcctgagatcatgacctgagtagaaaccaagaatctgacactcaaccgactgagccacccaggagccccagatgcCTTGTGTTGTATTATTCAAAGTCCCAGTTTtctcttatatatatatctctgtcCCTAACCACCACTAAAGACCATTAAATGGTTATGAAGAATTTTTGAGGTCAAAATCTTGGTTCCACCCCCTACCCTCATCACTGTTTATCACAAACATGTTCATAGAAATTAAGAGGAAACCACCAGggtcagaaaaaaacatttcttatttcaataaaaattttaaaatctttactgTATTCAACAATTGGGCTGTAAAAAGCTCATTTAAATAAGAGGACTGGCCCTTTAGTTTTCAGAGCATAAAAGCTGATCACTAAGAACTAGAACTGgttataaatttctgttcttttctttttttaatttaaattcaattaactaacatacagtgtattattagtttcagaggtagagttcaatgattcatcagttgcatgtaacacccagtgctcattacatcacatgccctccttaatgcccatcacccagttatgccatctccccatccacctcccctccagcaaccctcagttcgtttcctatagttaagagtctcttatggtttgtctccctctctaatttcctcttgttttatttttcctcccttcccgtttgatcctctgttttgtttcttaaattccacatatgagtgagatcatatgataattgtctttctctgattgacttatttcacttagcacaataccctctagttccacccatgtcattgcaaatggcaagatttcattctttttgatggctgagtaatatttcattatatatgtataccatatcttctttatccattcatctgttgatggacatctgggctctttccatagtttggctattgtggacattgctgctatgaacattggggtgcaggtgccctttcagatcactacatttgtatctttggggtaaatacctagtagtgtaattgttGGGTTAAATTTCTATTctaatgtcatttattttcttccagtctaagtttcctcacctgtaaaatggccTCTAAGAAACACTGACATCACAtgtaaaaaacaatagaaaattaaaatagtgtatgaaaaagaaaaactttaaaaactggaTACAACCAACATGATGGGTCTATTTTGCTGCTTCCAAAATTTGCATTAAGAAACTTCTGCATTCTCTAATACACTCTTTGGGCTAAATATAGATTTTATATcgaaaaaaaattggagaaagaCTTCCCCTCCCTAATATTGGAAAAGACACAAGTGCTGGGTGATAATCAAGATTCAGTTCAGTTGTTTGAGTGTGAGGGTACAGGCACATCCTGAGCCCAGTGAGGTTCCCCAGTCACCCAGGGTGATGGAGAAATCCCAGGCACAAGGCAAATTTTCTCTGCACCTCAAACTCTCTTTTCCAACTCTAAGGAAGAGGGAAATTACATGAGAtttacagccaaaaaaaaaaagaaagaaaagaaaaaaaatctcaagttcCAGCTCTACTAACAAAGAAATCATTGAAATGTCCAGCCTCTGAGTCTCAGTCTATAAAATGTAGAAAGTAATAGAATTTTACAGTGAGGAAATGATAACTCATCTACAATATGTATATAAAGATCCTAGCACTATTCTAGAAACTCTACAAATGTTGGATGTCTTTTAATATTCTCAAGTCACTTATCACTTATGCTGATTTTGCAGAATGAAGTTGCCCAAATTCTGTAGGAAAAGCCTTTCTGGGATCAGGCCCAAGTCCTAAACCTTTATTAAAATGCATGTAGTTATTTGATTTAAAGAGTCTTCAGAAAAAGATTTCTCCAACTTTATGCAAAGAGAGGGTTTATTTGGTCAAAACTCATTTTGTCAATTACAATAGAGTTAAGTTTTTCAGGTATCCAAAaccattgggggtggggggaaagacaACAGTGACTGAAGAAAAGTCCCATATATTAGTTCTATTGTTGCACAAAAAAGTGctcaaaacttagtgacttaagaCAACACAAGTTTATTATCTCAGTTCTGTGGGGCAAGAGTCTGTCATGGCTCAGCTCTGTTCTCTACTCAGGGTCTCACATTCAACATGTTAGCTGACTGGTTCTCTTGTGGACCTGGCCGTGTTCCTCCTAGCTCATTCAGATTGTTGCCAGGATTCTGTTTCTtttggttgtaggactgaggtccccattACATGGTGGACTACCTGCTGGGTGCCTTGCTCAGTTTTCTTCTCACaagttctgatttcacttatcttttaaagggctcatgtgAATAGATCAGACCCACAAGGATGATCTCTGTATCTTAAGTTCAACTGATATGGGACTTTAATTACACCTGTAAAATCTCTTTAAGGCAATACCTCGATTAGTGTTTGGTTGAATAACTAGGAGACAGGAATCATGAGTGGGCCATCTTTAGAGGTCTGAAAACTACAGTCTGCTTCTTCTCAATATGAGTTGACCTCAGTTTTCATAGCAGTTTCTGTTTAAGTGTCTTTTCTATAGTAAAATTCACTACTTGGAACCCTAGTTTAACTAGATTTGAAAGGAATCCACCCTGTCAAGGCTGTGTTCAGGAGTGCACAGGACCAGCATTGACTGCAAAATTGAATATTCTTTTCATGATTGCTATGACGCAATATTGCTATGAATCGTATTCCATATGCTGAGGGGTGTCCTGTCCTTATTCTTTTCTGCTCTATATCATCAAGGTCATTATGCAGATTTTATGAATTGATTAAATCACTTTCAAATTGGCATGACATCAGCCTACTGatattggaaaaagaaaacacaactgaaaagtagaaaaaaattctacttaaAATAATCGTGCAATGTTTCAGTTGGAAAGACTAAAACACCAATATGATGATATACACGTACATCCaccacacatatatatttatgtatatatatattatgattaTAAGAAGATGTATTTTTCTGCAGCTTTGCAGCAATCTTATCCTCAGTCTTCTTTTCCTGACCTACTGCATTGGCTAGATTCTGGCTCTTTGATGACTTCATTGTGCCTATCTTCTTTTGGCTTCTTATGTGAGATCATACATTTTCCTCATTGTGtaagccatttttatttattggttttcagTTACTTAGAGTCAAAAACACCCTAACATATGCAATGACCCTGttgtcattttattatatctCTCAACAGAGGGGGGAAATGGAAATGAGCTCACTTTATTGTTTACTGACAAATTTGGTGGAAGTTCTGCTGGACAAAGAAGTATAATCTATGAGATTGCATATGGGtgtgtctatgtatgtatatacagttGATTTGACTTGTCTAGATTGTAGAAAAATCTGTTCTAAGATATATTCAGCTTTGAGGGAATGCAGAGGGTGCAGGATGAATAAGAGTAGCAGttaatggggggcgcctgggtggctcagttggttgagcgactgcctttggctcaggtcatgatcctggagtcccgggatcaagtcccgcatcgggctccctgctcagcagggagtctgcttctccctctgaccctcccccctctcatgctctctctctctatctcattctctctctcaaataaataaataaaatattaaaaaaaaaaaaagagtagcagTTAATGATCACCCATGGTATGCTGGGCACTGAGCGAGCTTGTGTAGGAGATGCGTGTTCTCATTAAGTCCTTAtaataagcaaaggaaatagaTATTTTCTTACATGGTATGTGAGaaatgagctcagagaggtttaaGAAACTTCCCTAAGGTCAAGCAGATATTCAGCCATaggactgggatttgaacccatgtttGGCTATAAAGCTCTTTTATCTTACTAAGTTGCCTCCATGAAAGgctgtagaaaagaaaaataaactcatggGGAACTTTTATCCAATATTTTTCAAACCTATTAATTcacactcaaaaaagaaaaatcattaatcatttattcaacaaatattcccaGGTCAGCAAGCATGGTCCCCACCCATTTGGAGCTTACAGTCCATGGGGAAGACAAGCATTCTTCAAATATTCACACAAATAAATTCATATTAAAGCCCATTAGGGCAGACAGCGGAGTCCATTGACAATGGCCTCTAACTTTAAGAAGGCAAGCATGGCATCATCTGCCCAGCAAAAAAGGATGAGTCCTAAACCAGAGCTTACTGAAGAGCAGAAACAGGAAATCcgggaagcttttgatctctttGATGCTGATGGAACTGGGACCATAGATGTTAAGGAACTTAAGGTGGCAATGAGGGCACTGGGCTTTGAACCCAAGAAAGAAGAGATCAAGAAAATGATAAGTGAAATCAATAAGGAAGGGACAGGAAAAATGAACTTTAGTGACTTTTTGACTGTGATGACTCAGAAACTGTCTGAGAAAGATACCAAAGAAGAAATTCTGAAAGCTTTCAAGCTCTTCAATGATGATGAAACTGGGAAGATATCATTCAAAAATCTAAAGCGTGTGGCCAAGGAGTTGGATGAGAACCTCACTGATGAGGAGCTACAGGAAATGATCGATGAGGCTGATcgagatggagatggagaagcCAATGGGCAGGAGTTCCTGCGCATCATGAAAAAGACCAGCCTTTACTAAAATCagtctcttcatattttttttttttttaaagattttatttatttatttatttgacagagagagacacagcaagagagggaacacaagcagggggagtgggagagggagaagcaggcttcctgctgagcagaaagcccgatgcggggctcgatcccaggatcctgggatcacgacctgagccgaaggcagacgcttaacgactgagccacccaggcgcccctaaaatcagTCTCTTCATATTGTGTGAAACCTGGGTTTTGAGAACATAAACTATTTTCTCCTACTGACCTCCCTGTATAACTTTAGTAACAATCTTGAATCTCTCTTAGGTATTTTGAAAGTGTTCTTTGATATTTAAGTTCTTTGTAAGGTGACCTGCTGATTGCTTCAATTCCCCAGAGCAAAACAAAAGCACATTAGGGTGGTGAAAAGGGTCTTAAAGCTTTCACGTACCTGCATCTCTGTCTTGTATCACCTCACTCTTGTCATGGCTACCCCAGAACGACTTCTTAGACAAGCACATGTTGTATCCATGCCACCAGAAGCAGGGGGCATCTGTTATAACTGACACATGAGTGCagctttctcttttataaaaccCAGTGAACTTACTCGTGCACTTGGATGTGTGTTTATGctatttgttttgtcttaaaaataaagcctttcttattaaaaaaaaaaaaaaaaccaccaggGCAAAACAGCATGAAAAATCTAACTGCTTTtcataaattaattcaaatgTCACAGGTGAGGAGATGCAGGACAgtcatttcatttgctttcatgaGGAAGGTATAGGACACGGTCAAACCCAGCCCTCAAATACATCTTATatattcctttccctctcttttcttgttcttaattCTGAGAAAAGAATTCTTTGTCCCTCTTTCAGGTACTTGCTTCTCAGCAAGTTGTTGTTTAAGGAGCAGCCCTGAGTCTCTGGAGCTTGGCTACAAGTCAGAGGAATGTTTATTCTGTTTAATTAAATTCTGTTTGCTGCAAATACTTAAGAAGTCTTACCCTTCTTTGCCTCCAGTGATTCTTCAGAGGCTCTTCTCTAAAGGGGACAATTAGCAAGGGTCATTGCCAGGGAGGACAGTCCTGCCTTGACTCGCAATGCTTCTAGGTTCCCCACTGTGGGCACAGTGGCTCAGAAGGAGACTGGGGACCTACCTGGTTACTCTCAGTCAGCTGCCCAGAGAGCTTCAAAGGGGTCTACAGAGCTCAGGTGATGCGCCGGATCAGCTAGCCGGCCTCGAACATTCTGAGTGTTTTATTACAACATCAAGGCACAAGGGGGCAGCAGTGTCCTCCATGATAGCAGGAAATCTGATTTCTAGTTCATATTCTGAGAGTTCTTTCCCTAAACTTGTTATTGGTGTAAGTATGAGTAGATTTCTTTCCAGAAAGATATTTTCCCTTTATGAAAGGGGACTGTGAGCTCCTGTTCCCGAATTTGGTatgtagaatttcatttttttttaagtaggctcctcgcccagcatggagccgaatgtgggggctcaaactcatgactctgagatcaagaactgagctgaaaccaggagtcaaacacttaacaaactgagccacccaggcgctccccaaaTTAGGTATATAGGAACATTAACTATTTCAGGGAAAGGGGCCCAGAAACTATTAACTCCTCTATTCTGGATATTACAGTTGGAGTAAATCAGCCTAAAATTACAATCTCTTTTTTGTAATTGAGCCACCCCTAACTTTAGTCATTAAAAATCTGTAGGTTGTAGGTCTAAGGAAACAAGTAAATAAgcaagacaacaacaaaaatcccaagtctgaaattcaaataaatttgcttttaagTGCATGTGGGTTCTGAAGTCAGATTGCTTGGGTTTGCTTGGCTATATTACTggggaaaattttaaatctttaaaacagaaatactGATAATACTTATCTTGGAGTTATTATGAGGTTTAAATAATGATAACCCATATACAATGTTTAGTACAATATCTGGCATTAACTGTGATGAGGATGATTTCTATAACAGTGGGGGTGATTATTACGACCCTGttcagtttttgttatttttttaacttaatggaGGATGTTAGATCCTTACTAAAtactttctgtttatttaatcataaatcaatcttcctttttcttgttctaaATTGTTCTAAATTGTAGTCTCTGGAATTTGTTAGCCCCTGGCTTAAAATCCACTCATAGCACTAGTTTTGGGACTTCGAATGGGTTAACTTCTGCAAGCCTGGGTTTTcccatcattcatttattcatcaaatatttttgaaaacatattaTATGTCAGAGAGTGTAGTAAGTGTTGGGGATAAACAATCAACAGGACAGACGAAGCCCTCTGGGGAGTTTGGAATCTATCAGAGAAGGAACATATGAAATAAGGAGCTCCAGAGATGATCATTTTGGTAGAACAGTGGTAAGTGCTCCAGAGCAAGAATGGGAGACCAGTCTAATCCAGGAAAGGTTACAGGGAAGACCTTCTTGAAGAAGTCACACTTAAGTGACTTTTAAGCAGAGACccctgaaggatgagaaggatgAGAAGTTCACAAGAGCTGGGGGAGAGGTCAAGGGCATATGCAAATCCTGGCATGAGTTCAAGTCATAGTGATAGTCTCAGCCCTAGTTAGTTAATTCCTGGCCCACTAGACATGTCAAGGATCAAGATCTTTACCATTCATATGATGAGGATAATATACCTGTTTTATAGGGCTCTGGAGAGAATTAAGTGATCCTTTACACAAAGTGCCCAGTAAAAGGGCAAATCACATTCTACACAATCAATAttgctctgtttctttttctgtcctaCCAGAGCTGAATTTCTAACTTTGGTATATTATTTATCCAGTACATAATTATTTAGCATCTACTACAGTGTATGAGGTTCTCTGCTTAAGCTgaataaacagaagagaaaaaacagacaTGGTCTTGCTCTGGTGGAGATTTTCCACCAATCAGCTACTATGAACTCTGAAGTTCAGGTAGGTTTCTATTAGGTCAGTTTCATGGATGTTGCATTAAGGCCAGGAAATCAAGAtttttaagtcagagaaagagtaTGAGATAGTGACTCTGGAATGACAGCATGAGATACTTTTGTATTGGAAGGAATAagacagtaaataaatataaatcaagtGCCAACTATGTACTAGACCCTGTTCTAGGAATTAAGGATGTGGTGGTGGAATCAGGAGAGTTTTAAATGATGTAAAGGTATTTAATTTTAGCTAAGTATAGATGGAGAGACATTTGATTATGGATAAGTAAAGGGGATATCAAATTGGGTATAAAACTTGTGAATTAATGGTGACTCTTATGCCTCTGATTTTCTCCTTCTGGCAAGTagtagaagaggaaaaagataCTGGTTGACTTCAGAGTAGGCTTTTGCTATACTGACACTATAATAGGTTAAAAAATGGTTCCCCAAAATGATATACTTACTCTAAATCCTGGAAACTGTTAATATTaccttatattttaaagatgtgattactttaagaatcttgagatagggagattataCTGAATTACCCAGATGGGCTCTACATACCATcacaaatgtccttataagactgaggcagagagattTGATTCACATGCAGAGGGGGAGGTGATGTGAAGATGAAGCAGAGAGATACTGGTCTTAAAAATTGGAGTGATGCAggcacaagccaaggaatgctggcacCCGCCAGAagttggaagaggcaaggaacagattttcccctagagcctctggagagaacttcttgattttggctcagtgttattgatttcagacttttggcctccagactGTGGcagaaaaatttctgttgttttaagccaccttatttgtggtattttgttaaggcAGTCATAAGAAATCAACACAGGTATGATCATAGAACAAGAGTAAAGGAGCAGGAATGCTTCAGAGGTGTTTCATGTGATCAAAGCCATATGGTCTGGATTAATGTGAAGCCAGTGAGGCTATAGCAGGGATGGTGATGACAATACTCTGGTTTTTAAAGTCAGTAGCAGGAGGTAGTGGGAGACAGGGCCCAAGGCATTCAAACAGAGGGGAAGTTGTGGTTGAAAGGGAGAGacctaatttaaaatttctggagTGGCACACTTTTAGGTAATTATGAGGTCCAAAGTCCAAATTATGCCCATCAGAGTGAAAAgtggaatagaagagaaaataacgACATTCAAAAAGCTTGTCAAGAAACTCTGAAGTTCAGGTAGGTTTCTATTAGGTCAGTTTCATGGATGTTGCATTAAGGCCAGGAAATCAAGAtttttaagtcagagaaagagtaTGAGATAGTGACTCTGGAATGACAGCATGAGATACGTTGATTCTGACTCTCCCTGGCTCTGCTCTATTCTACTCTTGTCTGCTTTAGGAAGTTCCAGTCTTTCAT includes the following:
- the LOC118553718 gene encoding centrin-2; protein product: MASNFKKASMASSAQQKRMSPKPELTEEQKQEIREAFDLFDADGTGTIDVKELKVAMRALGFEPKKEEIKKMISEINKEGTGKMNFSDFLTVMTQKLSEKDTKEEILKAFKLFNDDETGKISFKNLKRVAKELDENLTDEELQEMIDEADRDGDGEANGQEFLRIMKKTSLY